The following proteins are encoded in a genomic region of Odontesthes bonariensis isolate fOdoBon6 chromosome 19, fOdoBon6.hap1, whole genome shotgun sequence:
- the haus6 gene encoding HAUS augmin-like complex subunit 6 codes for MTNAISMAKENGQFLWFALLGMGFDPDIATNKISHLNLGPNMFDKRNKDAFYIVTHFLLEKLNPTRFHEAYRHCWPVLSHKADAEFRKVTCTWLREIMDETGNAGSKVVASWFLSPGGPKFTSLMVDLASHVMVQEMKTFTTDGSWVPEAAAMSASTLDMAVKRFDLVRSRFLKAAVDQDRFLHSYQRKAQVLVKSIRDHKADLAKYDELLKCQSAESAQSEASFAEKMKKVRSLWSDIAIMLSTIKNEQNAVESVLKGDVDQYVLDGADQVLKIPRCLLDRVEQLPHQLTSGNVYEAGQLNLLVLMELMNHALQLLKEQRCQIAPASKAQLCPQLLQEKSQQMVRVLQDIHLIREKISKEEIPEVKSAIRELETNWDKRWMDILREMPLVSFLNDDPALGFLSPMAPLSFEPATETIYRSSVFSQYAAKLPEEEPSESEARKCANPSSPKLKSPCPVAVKTSESPFGTIEASRANTSLDWLFDTPSSPHREAPCAPPPEASVRKTAQCKLAPKKTKTQILDLEYDNLADEFVDAITTTSPSDRRVKGLELECLFDTLQKDPFSTKKQLPRTPESLIMDVKSSWRKAVEEDEARKLCESVELNSSLTERLSPLSQPREVVSTDGPSQMVSCTPTPPITSQVSPSADQQGVLLKSTLSWDTFDMDSPSGTNGIQFSLNHETLPEMSSCDSLLFEDEAVDIRSEEDEELLIPSLKTKTKPSPLTTSHLGEIQQASTLMASTRTTECLVPDHRLSGMDGDLLMEYVALVGKADEMFPLDLDSLETPSPPKKQEYSPPKLITFSPVDDMKR; via the exons ATGACGAACGCGATATCAATGGCGAAGGAGAATGGACAGTTTTTGTGGTTTGCTCTTCTTGGGATGGGATTTGACCCAGACATCGCAACTAACAAAATTAGTCACCTCAATTTGGGACC gAACATGTTCGACAAACGAAACAAAGACGCCTTCTACATAGTCACCCATTTCCTGTTGGAGAAGCTCAACCCGACTCGATTTCATGAAGCATACAG GCACTGTTGGCCTGTTTTGAGCCACAAAGCAGATGCAGAATTCCGCAAGGTTACCTGCACTTGGCTGCGAGAAATCATG GATGAAACGGGAAATGCAGGATCCAAAGTGGTGGCGTCTTGGTTTCTGTCACCTGGAGGCCCTAAGTTTACCAGCTTGATGGTTGATTTAGCCAGCCACGTCATGGTGCAGGAAATGAAGACATTCACCACAG ATGGCAGTTGGGTTCCCGAGGCCGCAGCTATGTCAGCCTCCACCTTGGACATGGCAGTTAAACGATTCGATCTCGTCCGTTCAAGGTTTTTGAAAGCTGCGGTTGATCAGGATCGTTTTCTCCACAGTTACCAGAGAAAAGCCCA GGTTCTAGTGAAGTCCATAAGGGATCACAAAGCAGATTTGGCCAAATACGATGAGCTTCTTAA GTGTCAGAGCGCCGAGTCGGCACAGAGTGAAGCTTCCTTCGCTGAGAAGATGAAAAAG GTGCGCTCCTTGTGGTCTGACATTGCAATAATGCTGTCAACGATCAAAAACGAACAAAATGCAGTGGAGAGCGTTTTAAAGGGGGACGTGGACCAATACGTCCTGGACGGTGCCGATCAAGTCCTCAAGATTCCTCGTTGTCTGTTGGATAGAGTTGAACAGCTCCCACATCAG TTAACTTCAGGGAATGTGTATGAAGCTGGCCAACTGAACCTCCTTGTTTTGATGGAGCTGATGAACCACGCGTTGCAGCTCCTCAAAGAGCAACGCTGCCAGATCGCTCCTGCCTCCAAGGCGCAGCTCTGTCCTCAACTGCTGCAGGAAAAGAGTCAGCAGATGGTGCGTGTGCTGCAGGACATCCACCTCATTAG AGAGAAGATTTCTAAGGAGGAAATTCCAGAAGTCAAGAGTGCCATTAGAGAGCTGGAGACAAACTGGGACAAGAGGTGGATGGATATTCTGAGAGAGATGCCTCTTGTCTCTTTCCTCAATGATGATCCT gctCTTGGTTTCCTCTCACCGATGGCTCCGCTGTCTTTTGAACCAGCAACTGAAACCATCTACAGAAGCAGCGTCTTCTCCCAGTATGCCGCGAAACTTCCCG AAGAGGAGCCTTCAGAGAGTGAAGCACGGAAATGTGCCAATCCTAGTAGTCCTAAACTCAAAAG TCCTTGCCCTGTAGCAGTTAAGACATCTGAAAGTCCCTTTGGCACCATTGAAGCATCACGAGCAAATACGTCTCTGGACTGGCTTTTTGACACGCCTTCATCCCCTCACCGAGAGGCTCCATGCGCACCGCCACCTGAG GCCAGCGTGAGGAAGACGGCTCAATGCAAGTTGGCTCCAAAGAAGACCAAGACCCAGATTTTAGATTTGGAATATGATAACCTTGCTGATGAG tttgtGGATGCTATAACTACCACCAGCCCTTCAGATCGAAGGGTTaaaggtttggagttggagTGCCTTTTTGACACTCTTCAGAAAGATCCCTTCTCCACTAAAAAACAGCTGCCACGTACACCTGAGAGCTTGA TTATGGATGTGAAAAGCTCCTGGCGAAAGGCAGTTGAAGAAGACGAAGCTAGAAAATTGTGTGAGTCGGTGGAGTTGAACAGCAGCTTAACTGAGCGGCTCAGTCCCCTCAGTCAGCCCAGGGAGGTTGTGAGCACTGATGGTCCTTCCCAGATGGTTtcctgcacccccaccccccctatCACGAGCCAGGTCAGCCCCTCTGCCGATCAGCAGGGGGTCCTACTTAAGTCCACTCTCTCATGGGACACTTTTGACATGGACAGCCCAAGTGGCACCAACGGCATTCAGTTCAGCCTCAACCATGAAACCCTCCCTGAAATGTCAAGTTGTGATAGTCTCCTCTTTGAGGATGAAGCTGTGGATATTAGGAGTGAAGAGGATGAAGAGCTACTCATTCCCTCTCTGAAGACTAAGACGAAGCCATCACCGTTAACCACAAGTCATCTGGGTGAGATCCAGCAAGCAAGCACCTTGATGGCGAGCACGAGGACAACTGAATGCCTTGTGCCTGATCACAGGCTCTCTGGTATGGACGGAGACTTACTAATGGAATATGTAGCATTAGTGGGAAAGGCAGACGAGATGTTTCCACTGGACTTGGATTCGCTGGAGACACCATCACCCCCTAAGAAGCAGGAATACAGCCCCCCTAAACTAATCACATTCTCCCCTGTAGACGACATGAAGCGTTAG